One stretch of Narcine bancroftii isolate sNarBan1 chromosome 8, sNarBan1.hap1, whole genome shotgun sequence DNA includes these proteins:
- the septin6 gene encoding septin-6 isoform X4, protein MPDQLVNKSVCQGFCFNILCVGETGLGKSTLMDTLFNIKLESDPVAHNQPGVHIKSSSYELQESNVRLKLSIVNSVGFGDQINKDESYKSIVEFIDAQFEAYLQEELKIKRTLHNYHDSRIHVCLYFIAPTGHSLKSLDLVTMKKLDSKVNIIPIIAKADSVSKNELQKFKIKIMSELVSNGVQIYQFPTDDETVAEINGIMNAHLPFAVVGSTEEIKIGNKMMKARQYPWGTVQVENENHCDFVKLREMLIRVNMEDLREQTHARHYELYRRCKLEEMGFKDTDPDNKPFSLQETYEAKRNEFLGELQKKEEEMRQMFVTRVKEKESELKEAEKELHDKFDRLKKLHQDEKKKLEDKKKSLDDEINAFKQRKSAAELLHSQAQQSGSQQTLKREKERKNNPWLCTE, encoded by the exons GTGAAACTGGTCTTGGAAAGTCCACCTTAATGGACACCCTGTTCAACATCAAGTTGGAAAGTGATCCAGTTGCACACAATCAGCCGGGAGTCCACATAAAATCCAGCAGCTATGAACTGCAGGAGAGTAATGTCCGCCTGAAGTTGTCCATTgtaaacagcgtgggatttggGGACCAAATTAACAAGGATGAAAG CTACAAGTCTATCGTAGAGTTTATTGATGCTCagtttgaggcctaccttcaGGAGGAACTTAAGATAAAGCGCACTCTACACAACTACCATGACAGCCGCATCCATGTCTGCCTGTACTTCATCGCTCCCACTGGCCATTCCCTGAAGTCTCTGGATTTGGTGACCATGAAGAAACTGGACAGCAAG GTCAATATCATTCCCATCATTGCCAAGGCAGATTCAGTCTCCAAAAATGAGCTCCAGAAATTCAAGATCAAGATCATGAGTGAATTGGTCAGCAATGGGGTTCAGatctatcagttccccacagATGATGAGACTGTGGCAGAgatcaatggcatcatgaat GCACATTTGCCATTTGCTGTTGTTGGAAGTACAGAGGAAATTAAGATTGGGAACAAGATGATGAAGGCACGGCAGTATCCTTGGGGCACTGTGCAGG TGGAGAATGAAAATCACTGCGACTTTGTAAAACTACGGGAGATGCTAATCCGCGTCAACATGGAAGACCTCCGGGAGCAGACGCACGCCCGTCACTACGAACTGTATCGGCGCTGCAAGCTGGAGGAGATGGGGTTCAAGGACACGGACCCTGATAACAAGCCCTTCAG TTTGCAGGAAACTTATGAGGCAAAGAGGAATGAGTTTCTTGGAGAGCtgcagaagaaggaggaggagatgaGACAAATGTTTGTGACGAGAGTGAAAGAGAAGGAGTCAGAACTGaaagaagcagagaaagag TTACATGACAAGTTTGACCGGTTAAAGAAACTTCATCaggatgaaaagaaaaagttagagGACAAGAAGAAGAGTCTAGATGATGAGATAAATGCTTTTAAACAGAGAAAGTCTGCAGCTGAATTGCTTCACTCACAGGCCCAGCAGTCGGGAAGTCAGCAAACTCTCAAGCGAGAGAAAGAACGGAAGAA TAACCCTTGGCTCTGCACTGAATAA